The proteins below are encoded in one region of Sulfolobus sp. A20:
- the crn1 gene encoding CRISPR-associated ring nuclease Crn1, with amino-acid sequence MVKLVATLGKTVGGTVETFEKLTNADYISTFPPHKVDLDEVVVITTGETKETFYVLKAVFMCCVNFTKVKEITLPFDDISSPKDFITVREKLREVLKVGDYLDFTGGRKAISAAAALTAREIGAHLVTSIIDEEEYDRIKKRYYEIKDKALGVYDKGQCLGYLCDLYTSKARTIVFF; translated from the coding sequence ATGGTCAAACTAGTAGCCACACTAGGTAAAACTGTCGGTGGTACGGTAGAGACGTTTGAGAAACTGACTAACGCTGACTACATCTCGACCTTCCCCCCTCATAAAGTTGATTTGGACGAAGTAGTAGTGATCACTACTGGGGAGACTAAGGAGACATTCTACGTCCTTAAGGCAGTGTTCATGTGTTGTGTTAACTTCACTAAGGTAAAGGAGATCACTTTACCTTTTGACGATATATCCTCTCCTAAAGATTTCATCACAGTTAGGGAGAAGCTCAGAGAGGTTTTGAAGGTTGGGGATTATCTGGACTTCACCGGGGGAAGGAAGGCTATAAGTGCAGCTGCAGCTTTAACGGCAAGAGAGATAGGTGCTCACCTAGTTACCAGTATAATAGATGAGGAGGAATACGATAGGATTAAGAAGAGGTATTATGAGATAAAGGATAAGGCGTTAGGTGTTTACGATAAGGGGCAGTGCCTAGGTTACTTGTGTGATCTATACACGAGTAAGGCTAGAACTATAGTTTTCTTTTGA